One window of Atribacter laminatus genomic DNA carries:
- a CDS encoding transposase, which translates to MQSVAPGLVDLVKNVDSRWYLHFLTCRPSLRNLATMRKESLLKIKGVGKKYAAVIASWQKEAHFSTDVDLVSSMIIEDAKRILALMEAIATIENEFEPLCEQSDLARTIGSIPGFGPISSAELAGEIDDLSRFPQDMSLALYLGMAPLDNSSGKKEGCKVAKSVNTRTKAAMMVAVAHHSWQVEESKRYYEKKRLEGKKHNQAIRSLGRHLVRVIWSLIKEKRFYEIREENERNILKMA; encoded by the coding sequence TTGCAATCAGTCGCTCCGGGGTTAGTTGATTTGGTGAAAAATGTTGATAGTCGCTGGTATCTCCATTTTCTCACCTGCCGTCCTTCACTCCGAAATCTCGCTACCATGCGGAAAGAGAGTCTCCTCAAGATTAAAGGAGTCGGGAAAAAGTATGCTGCAGTAATCGCTTCCTGGCAAAAAGAAGCTCATTTTTCTACTGATGTTGACTTGGTCAGTTCCATGATCATTGAGGATGCCAAACGCATACTAGCGCTTATGGAAGCCATTGCAACCATTGAAAACGAATTCGAGCCTCTCTGCGAACAATCAGATCTGGCTAGAACCATCGGAAGTATTCCTGGTTTTGGACCAATTTCTTCAGCTGAACTAGCTGGTGAAATTGACGATCTCAGTCGTTTTCCGCAAGATATGAGCTTAGCTTTGTACCTAGGAATGGCACCACTTGATAATAGTTCAGGGAAAAAAGAAGGCTGTAAAGTTGCCAAATCAGTGAATACTCGAACTAAAGCAGCAATGATGGTTGCGGTGGCTCATCATTCTTGGCAAGTCGAAGAATCAAAGCGATACTATGAGAAAAAACGATTAGAAGGGAAAAAGCATAATCAGGCTATCCGATCACTGGGGAGACATCTGGTGAGGGTTATTTGGTCACTCATAAAAGAAAAGCGCTTCTATGAAATCCGAGAAGAAAACGAGAGAAATATTTTAAAAATGGCTTGA
- a CDS encoding IS110 family transposase: MAHIFKEFGISHNASGFNSLFSEINHYESTLKCPVIIGMEGFNGYARPLDQLIQQKGYILYNINNLKLARFKELFSGPAKTDVIVPKKIVEFMRIAPSFQGER; the protein is encoded by the coding sequence ATGGCACACATCTTTAAAGAATTTGGGATTTCTCATAATGCCAGTGGTTTTAACTCTCTTTTTTCTGAAATTAATCATTATGAATCAACTTTGAAATGTCCAGTCATAATCGGAATGGAAGGGTTTAATGGGTATGCTCGACCTCTTGATCAATTGATTCAACAGAAAGGCTATATCCTGTATAACATCAATAATTTAAAACTGGCTCGATTCAAAGAGCTGTTCTCTGGTCCTGCAAAAACTGATGTGATTGTGCCCAAAAAGATTGTCGAGTTCATGCGGATTGCTCCTTCTTTCCAAGGAGAGCGTTGA